The window ATAGTAGAGGATCCAGCATGCAGGACACGGCGATCATTAGAAATTCACGAATTAGAAATGCTGTAATATACTCTTTCCCAAAACTTCTCATACCAGACCAACCCACTGAAATGCAAATAGGGATCAGAAATGTGGTCAATATCACGAAGAATAATGAAAGACCGTCTATACCCATATACAAATGGATGTTTTCATAAGGAAGCCATCGAAGGCTTTCCACAAATTGAGATTTGGCCGTAGAAGGATCGAATTGTATCCGAGGAACAGGGGGATACAAAAAAGTAATAAGAGAAACGCACAGACCAATCAATCGTATCGGTCTTATtgaagaatttggaatgaaaagAGGAGTAATGCTTCCTAGCACGGGACAGAGAATAGGACCACTTAGATCGAAATAGCATTCACAGAAATGTTCTAACATAGAGTAGAATTGAACATTGAAAAGATTAGTTGACAACAGTCAATCAAAAGATGGGGCGCCAAATTACTAAACAATAGGGGTCTTTCTGTGCAAGTCAGCTGAACACCGTAATTGATGAGTGAGTAGGTGGGTTAGGTGCACCCCTCGCCCAGTGGGAAGTCATGAGGCTAGCCCCCCCCCCTGAATGAAGAAGTAGTGGGGCCCCCTGCCCGCCCACGTATGCGCCTTTATTTAGATTCTAACTAAATATTATACTGAACTTTATCCGGGAATCTTTCTAAAGAATCCATCTGGCAAAACGAAATTTGTCGATTTCAATCTAAGGTGCACCTTGCCTTTTTCAGGTAGCTTTGTTACGCCTATTCAGCTAGGTGGGGCATTGGTCATAGCCGAAGTCGAAGGGAAAAAATAAGGTAATGAGATGATGGTGCCATCAAGAAGTTTTCGACGAACGTAGTAGCGGCCAAAAATGAAACTCTTGCATGAAAGACCGGATTTGACGCAAGATGAATGGCGTTGGGGTTTTTCAAATGAAACCCGCGATCAGAAAGTCACCAACGGAGCCATACAATCTATCTAGTAGTGTGCCATGGCACGGTACTCCGCTTCGGCAGTGGAAGGAGCAACTGTCTATTGCTTTTATCTCATCCAAGATAGTGTCTCGTCTCCCCATAAAATAGATAAGCCTGTAGTTGAGCACCTATCTGAAGGCCCAATCGGCATCAGTAGTTGCACGCAACTCTAAAGAAGACGATGACGGAAAAAAGGACGGCTCGAGAAAAGGTACCTCGAATATATCTAAGAATCCGATGAACTGCTGCAAAGTGAACTGACCGGGGGGCAGCCATGAAAGGCTGACTTTCTTAGGAAAAGCCATCTGGGCAAGAGATCGTCAGATAAACCAAACTGCCGACCTACTGTCTGTACTGCGTCGGATCAGATAATGGTGAGCCATCAGTCGGACGGAGTTTAACGTAAAGCTCCAAGGGAGTGTCAACAGTCTTCTCATCATTGAGTTGAGCTCGAGTGATCAAGTCATGACGTTATTTGATCTGAGATACCAAATATCCACGAGGAGAATGTGCGACCTCCAAGCCAAGAAAAGGCTTAGGGCGCGTCAGCGCCTTCATAGCAAATAATTGATGAAGGCGACACTTGATCAGCGATATGGTAACGGAGTAATCACCAGTCAgtttgatatcatcaacatacaacaACAGAATAGCACGTCCTCGAGGATAAACTGATACGAACATGGCCGAATCATGATCACTCCGAGCAAACCCTGCCTGGATAACATAACCACTGTGCTGAACTTCAAAAACCGACGCTATCGGGGCTTGTTGAGACCATAGATCGCTTTGCGTAAAGGACAGACAAGAGAAGAAGTCAGAAGGGCAGGTTCTCTTTCATCCGTCTTTTCTAGGTGCGCATCTCCATCTACTAAAAGTAGGGGTGGTTGCCATAGATAGATTGGGTCATTCGTAACCTGAGCAATAACCGATGCTACTACAGCAATAACGGAAATAACCGATGCTACAGCAGAAACTACAGCTATACGTGGCGGCCCCACACGCAGCTTTGTTTAACAAGCATCACCCTTCCTTTcttttcaaatgcttcctcagtCAATCAGCAGCTTATTCGATTCCTATTCTTATTAAACATCTGATATAGATGGTGGGAACAATGAAGCAGATTCTTCATCTGTAGGTTGCAATCCGTATGATTTCTTTTCTCGatctcctgcttgtgtttcacctCGCACCTAAGCATCACGTTCCTAGGGACAGAGACATCTGCGCTCTAAGGCAATCATAGTACTACCAGCATGGTTACATCGTTCTGCGGGCAAGCTTCAACTTCAAAGTCACCTGATTTGGCACCAGCCAAAGGAGTAGGAACAGCAGCTGGGGAAGCACCATTACCATCCATGGGATGCTTTGTGAACAGCCCCCTCTGTTCAATACCGATACCTGTCAGATTCCATAGCTGATGAATCTCTTTCTTTTTCCACTCTTTCCCCGTCACGCAAGACGCTTTTCTGGCACAAACCTAGTAGTTATTTGTCCTGCTGATCTTGGGTGAACTGATGACACTGATGCTCcaagaccaagagttttcacagcCAAAGCTATTGAAGCTGCTCCCTCCCATGAATCACAGCTTTCTGGACGCACTGCTTGAACACCATGGAGCAAGATAGAGAAAAAACTCCTATCCCAGTTGATCGAGCTGAACCCACCCACCGCCGGGCAGGTGCATCAGCCTCTTCTTTCTAGTTTCCGACAGGGCTACCCGCACTAGCCTCTGACCTCTACTCCAAAACCTGAACTTCACAGATCCGAAGCCTAAACCTTCACTACTTCCATCACTTCACAGAGCAGGTCTTGTTTTCAAACTTGCTTTCGGGTTAAGTGCAGAAAATCAATTCAATATTCCTGTCATTGAGGATCTATTAGATGAGCTACATGGTGCACAACTGTTTTCCAAACTTGATTTGagatcaggttatcatcagataagAATGAGAAGAGAAGACATTCATAAAACAGCTTTTAGGACATATTTTTGTCATTATGAATACTTAGTGATGCCATTTGGACTcactaatgcacctgctaccttccaaTCTTTAATGAATCATGTTTTTGCTCCGGAAATACCTTTTGGTATTCTTTGATGATATTCTGATATATAGCAAGACCAAACAAGCTCATCGCACTATCAAGTCAGTCAGGAACTAGTCTGCCAAGCTTAAGAAGAAGTGAAAAGTAAGCAAGTTGTCATCTAGTGAGGGCTAAAAGACACGGAGAACATCCCCCCTCTATTTGCCAATAGCTTCCGCCTTCCTCTCTTTCATTTCATGTCGGTTCAGCCGAGCCAATAGATTCCATAGGCGGGTCAGTTATAGCTGTAGTAGCCTTTGATTAGGTCCTTTCAATAGACTTTCCGTAGCTATAATTCGATAGACTTTCCGTAGCTCAGTACTGCTGATCGTTGACGCCCGCAACTGTACTTACGGCTGTACTTGTGAAAAGAGATAGAGCCGTCTCGCTATGACTCAAAGATGGTCAAAAAGCTAATAGATGGGCCACAAAAGGTAGAGGAGAGGGGGTAAGAAGAGTAGACTTACTACTGGATACAAGATAGGGTATACAGCTAAAAGGGTGAGATAGAGGAATGAAATGAGCCAGTGAAACGGTCCACCACCACAACCAAGACCCAATTCAATACCAAATATCCAATTTTCCCAACCAATACTTTTGCCCTATGCTGGAAATTCCATGAAACCAGAAGTGCCAATATATACTTACCTTAACCAACCGCTTCCAACTCAACAGCATGACCCGTACCAATACCTGCAAGAACAAAGGCCGCAAAATCAATATCAATATGGGCAGCAGATACATCAACCTCCTAGAGTTTCTTTTCCAATATTTGAAGGGGCCAGGTcttggatacaaaagtgtgaacaTTACTTTTCGGTGTACCAAGTTACGGATTGGTACAAGGTAGAACTTTCGGCTATGCACCTTAGGGGGAGAGCTGAAAGCTGGTACAACAGTTTCTTAGTGAATAGGGGACAAGTATCTTGGCAAGAGTGAATTCAAGAGATTGTAGAGAGGTTTGAGGTAAGAAATGTGGTTGGTGTAGTTGATGAGTTTAATCACTTGAGGCAAAGAGGAAGCCTAGAAGAGTACAAGTCACACACAATTGGCAGAATTGAGGGCTGCCATGTTGAGGTGCAATCCCTATTACGATGACAACCTTTTTCGACAAAGTTTTCttgggggtaagggtattgtaaaTAGAGATAGATGTTTCGTCCGGCTCTGAGAAACAATTCGGCAACCCCGCTCTTCCCTTTGCCTCTTCCACATCTATTTTTGAAACTTGATTCGGTTGAGTTTGAAGCAAGGATCTAATCAGATAACGCTTTGTTCTCCAATGAATGGAGGTGGAATAATTTCTTGAGATAGAGAAAGCTACATCTCGACTTTATTTAAACGAAAGAAAAAGGTTAGTCCTGCTCCTAGACTTCCAATTCCAAGTAGTAGTAACGGAAAGGAACAGGTTTAGGAGAACTTTTTTTATGTCTTTCTTATAGCGATCGCTGAAAGTCAGTCAATGCCCTGGCTTCAATGAATGAAGACCGATGGGCTACGAAGTGGAGATGATGTCGTCGTGTCATTGCTCGTGATGTCTTCACCAGGATTTGACTTACCAATGTGAAAGGTACCGTGCCAGTGGTTCTATCATTTAGATAGAGAGTGATTTTTCCTTCTTGTCGAAGAAAGATATGACGTTGGGAAGGGAAAGGGAGTAGAAACGTTTTCGTagccttggggatgctgatacccgATCAATGAGAAGGTTTTACCCAAGAAATCCATATTCTTTGAGTTTCAGTAAGATCACTTCCTGGCCATAAGCAACGCACCAGTCCTCTTGTCAATGACTAGGGTTGATGACCCTTATTTGTGAGTTTGAGCCACACCACATATAGTTGAGTTGGAAGTTGGAAAACTAGTCATCATTGTTTTCGCTAAGGAGTTGATTGATTTCTTGAGGAATTGCATGCTCGTATAACGGAGAAAGTGCTCGATCAAAATAGAAGACAGACAACTGCACCCGTACACGCTACCTTTCCTTCTTCTAACAGAGGCCCATCACCTGCCAGCAAGGACTCTAGGAAATGTTACCAGATCCACCATCCTCGTTCACTTCCCTTGACTCTCCAGCAAGGTATGCACAAGGCAAGTCGGCACCACTTCTTTGTTTCTTATCTTGAAGCCGTAACGCCTGATACTAGAACCAGCTCCTTTCTGCGATACTACAACCATTCTCAAAATAGGCTGCAATAATGAGAGTAGAAACCAATGCACATATTTCTTTTTCAAAAGGAGTGTTCCTTTGCACGAACCTGTGGCCCTCGTTCCGTGGATGAGTTCTTTCGCGCATTTGGGGGGATGGTTTGCTGCTACACTCAATTACCCTATTGTATATCACACTGACAACTTACCTCATTCAAGGAAGGACAACGGGAAACATTTCTTATCGACTTAAGACTAGTAGAGCTACCAAAGATAGAGTCAATCCCACCTCCCAGGTTGCTAGAAAGAAGCTGGCTGTTATTGGCTTGCCAAAACGGAAATCCATAGTATAGTGGATTGAAGCCATATCTTCCGTGTGCGTTGTAGTATGGGTGACTCTTAGGAAAAGAGAAAAGTGAGCTCTTCTGGGAAGTGAGTTTCAAAGCTTTGATTGGACTTGAGAGTAGTACTCACCTTGCTAAACTGCGCATTCTGTTCCAGTTGCAGGCCATTGGCCTGTTCTAGTTCCATTCCTTCCATGCGTCCTGCCATTCCTTCTTCTTGCGATCCAGTTCCAGCAGAAGAAGTGATTTCGATTCCTATCAGGGAAGACTCGGCACTTTTACGACCCGCAAAGGACTTGAAACTAGTTAGTATTCTAAAGAAGATACCCGGCTTTAAGTAGTTCCTCCCATGCCAACGTAAGATAGAATGCTAAACTGAACTTAGAGCGAGGAAAGGTCAGCTATGAACCAAGGTTATTGACCCCAGTCTAAAGCCTCAACCTCAATAGAAACGTACTATACTATAAGTGTGTGTAGTATCCCGCCCTCAAGCGATGAAGAACTCCTCTTGTCAAATTATGTACGAAAGCCCAAAAGCTATAGCAGATTTGCCTAAAGCAAAGCATAAATAACCCCTCTGAACTTATGCGCCATTTGAGGGACCCAGTGCCCGTACAGGCTATCAATAGATTTGACTGCACTGAACTTCCCTAGAGTTTCGTTGTCTGCTACCTGAGATAGCTCCAATGATTTCACAACCCATCGCCATATGCGGAAAACCTCCTTCTTAACTTGACAGCTAAAAATGCATCTTGAGCGCGGAACCTGTCGAGTAATGGAGAACCCTATACGAACGATAATAACCTCTTTTCGCTTCACTGCCATGCCGAAACTGCGAAGTATCTTTCTGAAGCTTGCGACTTTATCCAATTCAAGGATGGAACTGAACCCAAATGAGTTGTTAGTGGAAGAAGACAGCTCACCAAAGGGTTCCTTTACCGATTCTGGCATCTATCCAGTACCTTGACTGGCCCATTCTATTAGAAAGAATCTCTTTGATCCCGCGCAACAACAGGAAAGATTTAGTGGACACCTCTTAAGCTCGGCCTTGGCTTTCTATTTCTCTTTTTTCGTTTTTGCAAAAAAGCATGGCTTTGCTTGTGCCGGTGCTTACCCAGACCCAGACATAAGAGAAGTTAGGATGCAGCAAGTGCCACGGCAGCGCTTCAGCTAGACGTATAGCTAGAGAGTACAAGAAAAACGCGGCTGGCTTGATAGCTAGAAAAACAAGCGGCGGATTCGATTCTTTCTTTGATAGCAGAACGGGATATTCCACTCTTTTAGATGCGCACCGCACTTCATCAGTAGAAAAGCCCGGCGCCTGAAACCCAAGCTCAAAACCACCCTTCCTTTAGTTGGACCGGCATACATATCTTATCTCGTAAGAAACCGGGGAATATTGATTTCGAGTAAGCATCGTATCCTGATCCTGCTATTGATGTAGATTTAGCCACACCAGCACCTGAGCCCGCAACTGCTGCCTCTGTAATCGAGGAATATCCCGTCCCGGATTTGCCCTAAAGTATTATGGGATATCTATTATTATTGGCAACTTGTTTAGTTCCCGCAGAAAGAGATGCGCCATAGTATCCCTCGGGCATGGGCCAACCACCAAGGCCAGGAACTAGAACAACTCGATACTTTCCACCATCCACAACCCTTGATTTCTCATATTTGTGCAACGGCTGTTCTGGCACTATTCTCCGATTTCCACCCATTGTTCACATTCTATATACCTTGCCCCCTCCTCCCAACTTCATCACACCCGCCTTTTTAACATTGTTTTGAAACAAAGGAAACATGCAACTGCCCGTACTTTCCCACTTGTATAGCCCACCACTTAATTAATGCGCGACCTGATGCGGGTCATATTGGATGATCAGCGAACCTAATTATATTCACCTGTAGCCAATGACCaatacataatctcagaatcctcACCCAGCTCGGTTGATTAGATCTCCCTTTAATTCATATATGCTACTTCCGGTCCGGGCATAAGTGGAAACCCATTGATCTCGGGATCAGGACTCGAACTTAGAAGCTCTTCCTCTTTTAGCAACCGGATTGCTCCTCGCAATAAATATGGCTCAGGTGTTGGATCAATAGCTCCTGTTTAGGAAGGATGTCATGGGCCCCCAAGCATCCCCTTAAATATGGTGAATGAAGAGAATTGGACCAGTCCTTGAATAGGAATGATGGGTATCCTTGTCATAGGGCTATGTTTCTGTCAGAGTCTAGTGGCACCCTTTAAAGTAGTCTGGCTGGATTGCTGCTGAATAGCTTGATGGGTCAGGGCCGATTGACAAGACTAGCTAGGCTGACCTTCCAGCCATACTCCATCCAATATCGAACAAAAGCCCCCTCCCGGGGCAGGTACGCGACTGTCTCTCTTCCAaagtgtgatcatcttctccagtCTCCCGTTTCCACCTATTTTAAATGGTCAGCCTGTGCGGCATCAATTGAATTTGAATTCTAAAATAAAGTAGACTTCGGTGAAGGAACCTATTCTCTGGTATCTGCTTCGGCCATCTCATCTGGTTTCGGCCTTCTTTGTGAGCAGCTCCTAACTCGCTCGACGGGGTATGATCGCTACTGTTGATAGGTCGATCGGAAAAGAATAAGTTCCAGGACTGAACAGAAAGAAAGTACTCTAACACTTTCTTCGCCATTCTTTTCTATGAGGAGCTCTATTTTGCTAATACAAATGTAATGCTACCTCCCTACGGCGATTCATAACTAGAAGAACTCGTTGGCACAACCAGACCTTATTAAAGGCCTCGGCCGTCTGATCGACTGAAAGATCTTATCTTGGAGTTCTAGTATGGGTCGTCGGCCCTTTCTCCTCCTCAGTAGGTGCAAACCCAGGTTCTGTAAATGATTATAACTGCCTTGGAGCTAGATAAGCAAACCTTCTTCTGTTTGAGTATGATGGATGTTACACCCACTGCCAGATACAAGCAAAAGCTTTCCAGCTAAGCTAGGAGTCAGAACGAACTCATGAAGCTATCCTTCTTCTTGGATCTCAAGATTCAAATGGAATTTTATCACCCCGGATTTTGGCTTTAATTTCCACTTTATACTTGAGTTAAGCAAGGCACCAGCATGGGAGAGAAGATAGCCCCTCGGGATCGCTTACTAGCCGGCCTGCTTGATTTATTTATGAGGTATCCAGATGGCACTGCACCGGCGAGGGAAAGGGAAGCTGATGAGAGGTAAGGGAAAAGTCCATTTAATGAATAGGTTCACTACAGACTGTACTATCTCTAGACCCCCTCTCTATACTCCCTCATAATATATGGATCCCCCGGATAATATTGATCCTCCAACAGCTGACATATCTTATCTAAACTCCCGGAAACCTGGGCATGGCTTTTTCGAACTTAGTTGATTTCGCAAGAAGCAACTTGAAAAGCACAAAGACTACATCTAAACAAACCTTACGTCTTCGTTCGGCTCATTCTTGCTTATCTCACCCTATTTCCTTACTTTAGCTTAGAAGTAGGCATATGGGAAGTTACACAAAGATGACTTATCGGTTGGCCTAAGCTTACTCGATTCCATTCTTTCCAATATCATATACGCCTAGTGAAATGCATCTATCTCCTCTCCtccccttctttctttttatccATTTTATATACCTAGTCGAAGACTACTTCAGATTATAGGGCGGGCTTTTCTACCCATTGACATAGATGATCAAATAGACACATATTTTAGTGAGGAATACAATTTTATATTAccttcctttgaagaaaggagTAAAAAAATGTTGGTAGAATTTATAGAGCGTATAGCCCAACTGGTATCTAAACACAATGACGTGAAAACCGTTTACTTTCACAATTTCTCACGATTCGATGGTATTCTCTTAATGAAGTTTTTAGCAACTCATATGGTCGAGTACTCCATTAaacctctgatgaggaacaatAAGCTTTACCAGTTATCTGTTTCTAGGATTACTCCATCTGGGCGGAATCAATTGTTGTTCAATCTACGAGATTCCTACACTCTACTCCCTAATAGTCTAGAAACATTGGCTAAGACTTTATGTCCGCACTTAGGTTCAAAAGGGTCAATAGCACATGACGAGGTTCAAGTGTCTTCTCTGAAGGATAATAGGGCCCAATTGTTGGATTATATGGAACAAGATATCCGTCTTTTAGCTGGTGTGATGCTTCGGGCTCAATAAATTTATTGGAAAAGGCTTATGTTGTTtgtcctactactattactcgcccATTCTTGCCatacaaaaagaaaaataatacacTACTTTTCCCAACGGGGAAATTTTTGGGTGTATATTACAGCGAAGAGCTGAAGTATGCCCGCGATTTGGGTTACCAGATTATACCACTCAGGGGTTACTTGTTTGAGGAGATGATTAGTCCTTTCGAAAGCTTTGTGTCAGACCTCTTCGCCAGCAGACAAGAAGCTAAGAAAAGTGGTGACGATGCTATGGCATATGTTTACAAGATTCTCATGAACTCGCTATACGGTAGATTTTTTAGAAATCCGGAAAGTACTATAACGGAGGTATGCAAAAAGGAACGATATGAGTATTTGATAcagaactccaatttcatctcagGTGACATGCTAAGCGATCATTACTATATGGTCAGTTAGAATAGCAAAACAGGACATGTTGACAACTCATCTGACTGGAatcttcctactaacacagctgtTCAAATCTCAGCGGCTATTACAGCATGTGCTCGTATTCATATGTACCAATATATTAGCAGACCTGAC is drawn from Hordeum vulgare subsp. vulgare unplaced genomic scaffold, MorexV3_pseudomolecules_assembly, whole genome shotgun sequence and contains these coding sequences:
- the LOC123420473 gene encoding NADH-ubiquinone oxidoreductase chain 4-like, which gives rise to MLEHFCECYFDLSGPILCPVLGSITPLFIPNSSIRPIRLIGLCVSLITFLYPPVPRIQFDPSTAKSQFVESLRWLPYENIHLYMGIDGLSLFFVILTTFLIPICISVGWSGMRSFGKEYITAFLIREFLMIAVSCMLDPLLFYVLSESVPIPMLCGAEHLLFAGIKLFLCRGLVQ